A genome region from Anastrepha obliqua isolate idAnaObli1 chromosome 4, idAnaObli1_1.0, whole genome shotgun sequence includes the following:
- the LOC129243405 gene encoding uncharacterized protein LOC129243405: MVSIAGKNVKSTELNALEAQPKEGKDFKTAAAVITQQNYENTLRCQGQDLKTDLIENNSYFQYDCAEENTKEEKNMFDSLQNKSIENNDLHEVEENVTILESEVCNRKDIEELAIIDQHELKPDQESDPNRDEKEVFTISDDDSIESSTAREKKEQLNSIQDLQKENYVKEESPKMIFNDKENEVIDIDDAESHNGYKIDKRLQTHNDNEDEKKYEANLQCEFGSKFEIGDSSKESNCESTDEKIKDDNVVGHLTKSNADSKEALNTISDEEMENIQADEGLNVLKKDIVIDSKTSSPNENLQAQLKINGDHQMLPSPNWDSNPDHLQHGTRNIKYVGLPSADGNEELEILDRPPISSDIPENQNIDGMETDNENKCDTTLSSQSNVENDLSRVTCDDDNSHCSSVASTESNSTDTSSSHQLVIDHPMEEIDVGLSAPCIETGPSQSFYQTHDKSDKINTMKLSLKRKYSSCSKTPLSPKHKQPHLDSESNENRRFGSPCDQDNIEALCESVEEEQQAKENLASNYSDTVVENTPLKSLLLQHLQKPYTPPPPQHHDKAIDVTEPISLLTQPLENTSLNNINPPTMPGTVSDVIGNIASPKYLCFKCKTGSFGSFAALNEHQRECLADTRLLPTRIDEIGSLLPLLVPPVLATPPPSASPDANIGMTTTQIVSQTLAPTPIPPPIPETAPQKRQYYKCSSCNTFHENWNLLLHIREKHQRHLCLYCIRLFPTAEKLSVHLEIKHDLEQNHFNSEEALRKSVSLVGGVASEVRFLMCCTCQHLFKESDPFSDHNCAEFMKPCNLCGQKGRHSNQCKAHPDAKRTSKTKKKSKKLLGDAPTSVPDRRLNSLSSVPFADDPLHPNSLHCDNNQKSMTTAVPPTSVGSAPVASLHSQDSNSSSNMVIDESCTTTHSSLINPFKELDERWRLEQQSQHQHEANSPLPASNTTSPTESKLIVPKFKLRVPKEFQKSVDMALSSTESEEEDDDEGNEEESGSQEASNYKNDMCSAGITTGLPNENTFNLYGDNNSTVMANEHTLPQKKTEGISPEGPSADKNEWVDETNSNLARILQEIERTKLDIKRTKKTFHHPLKAKQDPSDEVLTTSAQSARNWTPTPPTSPKQTRWLTTGDSQKQSSPSSELMKPEQQLSQALQRRDSAGSDAMDIDETIMRTVPEQPPRENADENSQHTKTIDTGPELNTSSERANILDSSADTTASPIVGEELMPTDNFQQKQENELPSGNNTTNIDFQETTQHMQRTEINQNLPDEPADGIEVANDDVLVVDLELDRPLEKIEIVEFVRTCLKAVYPLCLYCNHARRIAVNGQSLVLHMLAQHRFSATVDSITAEELKPETICAKLKSFLPVLENVFFNSTSYCTIGEGAFTHHFNERIFECFQCRFVTSTHKELYLHNRKMHLKTVILCFMCRANFFSFSEILCHICPGAANKTPVFDVKFRCCLCDVDNIPSPFRLMVHLRKRHFACDVCLEDCRDQGRLSSHVWKHKLHHLCYRCGIAYRNKMDITKHLFWKHGTESIICKRCLQKRWRHVYHFCVPPSTFNCELCNLCFSKAMYLKVHKRLHSGDLRYPCMEENCDEKFISRKLLLKHTATHLQQESLVADLEQLGDSNEKNKFVEENGEPEEEDSKKENDQDMELNKTGDSTKIKSEFSESANNTEVPVKCEESESGFKANAEYKTDAIPDVKNLDFPKGEITIPDEEKSAETPRKKKKKNKRSKESLEDLNLIAPNLSETDSSEESDVDSKSRGDENSLVPKVMLSPPSEAENDLEEVKKTEVSGLLESEDKDLGENVASSTGKVLEIWKNFLQAQQGSADSEVGTETALKSEADYDEDNYPKPSSLHVVYSDHDYCKMFRPPSPVQPVVKAVSPLASLSPTKRNKATKSPRRASARHSASSSSSDSSSGSDSSCSCGSNCSCSSSGSDSSSTSSSSDDSDSSVGSNASRKRHRKKSERERLRKKSESVSPFKKHTNSETVNVVDDDLANEIVANPGTERPPSPPKEPQIYESDLETAESETDEEFYDKHPQKLASELLAQKRAQLMAQTRLSPSHNFDIVENSRPSTPSLPEDVVCETTRVKLKKKKRDRKSTCKSNFPSNATSIVKAKSEKNKSLIDVVPSVPLSGMDRLPLYELAQSSPSVAEPPMAQQPNITTPYSSLTLPTVEQLTPRPIAPHMPGRMSEGSSCSDADGSLKRSKRARRPNKFYGYTSDDENTGINLGQPLMMGMRAIKPQPPPQLTWRKEDLPTPSKSIKNQKNRTVRTPKTPGTLVNALASGALSTSAPASSKKKRTTEGDGKSTTSKRSSKKATSSEKLPPIPTLKIRSSQLGINNDGSGSGTGTELFPTPQIYSSSKDTDDEDDDNNSSEASSDGETSARLVQTDVSQTTSTSNLWNNNLNPTTGSPAVHTQMQQPSALQPVLPTPQATVFNHKIPPALLPNPNFETLQYFKANNIRYPIRPPAGARQAREGESVYCYCRCPYDEVSEMIACDGENCLIEWFHFECVGIMVAPQGKWFCAECRPKYSEELYPTTGSV, encoded by the exons ATGGTTAGCATTGCTGGTAAAAATGTGAAGTCCACAGAATTAAATGCGCTCGAAGCGCAGCCAAAAGAAGGCAAAGATTTTAAAACTGCAGCGGCTGTAATCACTCAACAAAACTATGAAAATACGCTAAGATGTCAAGGTCAAGATTTGAAAACTGATTTAATAGAAAACAATTCATATTTTCAGTATGATTGTGCAGAAGAGAATACTAAGGAAGAGAAGAATATGTTTGATTCATTACAAAACAAATCAATAGAAAATAATGATCTGCATGAAGTTGAAGAAAATGTTACAATACTTGAAAGTGAGGTTTGTAACAGAAAAGACATTGAAGAGTTGGCAATTATAGACCAGCATGAATTAAAACCAGATCAAGAAAGCGATCCAAACAGGGACGAAAAAGAAGTATTTACCATAAGTGATGACGATTCCATTGAAAGTAGTACCGCAAGGGAAAAGAAAGAAcaactaaattcaatacaaGATCTGCAAAAGGAGAACTATGTGAAAGAAGAGTCACCAAAAATGATCTTTAATGATAAAGAAAATGAGGTAATTGACATAGATGATGCCGAAAGCCATAATGGATATAAAATTGATAAGAGATTGCAAACCCACAATGATAACGAAGATGAAAAGAAATATGAGGCCAATCTGCAATGTGAATTTGGTTCTAAGTTTGAAATTGGTGATAGCAGTAAAGAGAGTAATTGCGAATCAAcggatgaaaaaataaaagatgatAATGTTGTTGGACACCTCACAAAATCAAATGCAGATAGTAAAGAAGCATTGAATACAATAAGTGACgaagaaatggaaaatattcaaGCAGACGAAGGACTGAATGTTCTAAAGAAGGATATAGTAATAGATTCGAAAACCAGCAGTCCAAATGAAAATTTACAAGCTCAATTAAAGATTAATGGGGACCATCAAATGTTGCCATCACCCAACTGGGATAGTAATCCAGACCATCTTCAACACGGaacaagaaatattaaatacgtTGGTTTGCCATCAGCGGATGGCAATGAGGAATTGGAGATACTTGATAGACCGCCAATAAGTTCTGATATTCCTGAAAATCagaatattgatggaatggaaACCGATAATGAGAACAAATGCGACACCACATTATCTAGTCAATCAAATGTAGAAAATGACCTAAGCAGAGTTACCTGTGACGATGACAATAGCCACTGCTCATCCGTGGCCTCCACGGAGTCAAATTCAACCGATACGTCATCTTCACACCAGCTTGTTATCGATCATCCAATGGAGGAAATCGATGTGGGTTTATCAGCGCCTTGTATCGAGACTGGTCCAAGCCAATCATTTTATCAAACACACGACAAATcggataaaataaatacaatgaaatTGTCATTGAAGAGAAAATATAGTAGTTGTAGTAAAACCCCTTTATCGCCCAAACATAAGCAACCACATCTTGACTCAGAATCAAATGAAAACAGGAGGTTTGGTTCGCCATGCGATCAAGATAATATAGAGGCATTGTGTGAATCAGTTGAAGAAGAACAgcaagcaaaagaaaatttagcAAGCAATTATAGTGACACAGTTGTAGAAAATACACCTTTGAAATCATTGTTATTACAGCATTTACAAAAGCCATATACGCCACCGCCACCGCAACACCACGATAAAGCAATAGATGTAACAGAACCGATTTCATTACTTACACAACCTTTAGAAAATACTTCTCTTAATAATATCAATCCCCCAACAATGCCTGGGACTGTATCCGACGTAATTGGAAATATCGCCAGTCCTAAATATCTGTGCTTTAAGTGCAAAACTGGCAGCTTCGGTTCGTTCGCGGCTTTAAACGAACATCAGCGTGAATGCTTGGCGGATACACGTCTCTTGCCAACGAGAATTGATGAAATAGGCAGCTTATTGCCTCTATTGGTCCCCCCCGTCCTCGCTACGCCTCCGCCATCTGCATCTCCAGATGCTAACATAGGCATGACCACCACGCAAATTGTTTCACAAACACTTGCCCCAACGCCAATACCACCACCCATCCCAGAAACAGCACCACAGAAGAGACAGTATTACAAGTGTTCCAGTTGTAATACATTTCACGAAAATTGGAATCTGCTTTTGCACATTCGCGAAAAACACCAGCGACATCTGTGCCTATATTGCATACGTTTATTTCCTACAGCAGAAAAACTATCTGTTCATTTGGAAATAAAACACGATCTTGAACAAAATCACTTTAATTCAGAGGAGGCACTTCGAAAAAGCGTTTCGCTAGTTGGTGGTGTGGCTAGTGAGGTGAGATTTCTAATGTGCTGTACATGCCAGCACTTATTTAAAGAAAGTGACCCGTTTTCTGACCACAATTGTGCTGAATTCATGAAACCATGTAATTTATGTGGGCAAAAAGGACGCCACAGCAATCAGTGCAAAGCACACCCAGACGCGAAACGCACTtcaaagacaaagaaaaaatcgaagaaaTTACTGGGGGACGCACCAACATCTGTACCCGACAG AAGACTCAACTCATTGTCGTCAGTTCCATTCGCTGATGACcctttacatccaaattccctTCACTGTGATAACAATCAGAAAAGTATGACAACGGCAGTGCCTCCGACAAGCGTTGGATCAGCACCAGTAGCATCACTGCATAGCCAAGATAGTAACAGCAGTAGTAATATGGTCATTGATGAATCCTGTACAACTACACATAGTTCGCTTATAAATCCGTTTAAAGAACTCGATGAACGTTGGCGTTTAGAACAACAATCACAACACCAGCACGAGGCGAATTCGCCTCTACCTGCAAGCAATACTACGTCACCTACCGAATCGAAATTGATAGTTCCGAAGTTTAAATTACGAGTGCCGAAAGAGTTTCAGAAGTCCGTGGATATGGCGCTTAGCTCTACCGAAAGTGAAgaagaagatgatgatgaagGGAACGAAGAGGAATCTGGATCCCAGGAGGCTTCGAATTATAAAAACGATATGTGTTCTGCAGGCATAACGACAGGATTACCAAACGAAAATACATTTAACTTATATGGGGACAATAATTCAACAGTCATGGCTAACGAGCACACATTGCCACAAAAGAAAACCGAGGGTATCAGTCCAGAAGGTCCATCAGCCGATAAGAACGAATGGGTGGATGAGACGAACTCAAATCTTGCTCGCATACTTCAAGAAATTGAACGCACAAAATTGGACATTAAGCGCACAAAAAAGACATTTCATCATCCATTAAAAGCGAAGCAAGATCCTTCTGATGAAGTGTTGACCACATCAGCACAGAGCGCACGTAACTGGACACCTACTCCACCAACATCCCCAAAACAAACACGTTGGCTAACGACAGGAGATTCTCAGAAACAAAGTAGTCCCAGTTCAGAGTTGATGAAACCAGAACAACAATTAAGCCAAGCATTGCAAAGAAGAGATTCTGCAGGAAGTGATGCAATGgatattgatgaaacaataatGCGAACAGTTCCAgaacaacctccaag agaaaatgcagaTGAGAATTCCCAACATACTAAAACTATTGACACTGGGCCGGAATTGAACACGTCCTCAGAGAGAGCAAACATATTAGACAGCAGTGCAGATACTACAGCTAGCCCTATTGTAGGAGAAGAATTAATGCCCACtgataattttcaacaaaagcAGGAAAATGAATTGCCCAGTGGCAATAATACAACGAACATAGATTTTCAGGAGACAACTCAACACATGCAGCGCActgaaattaatcaaaatttaccTGATGAGCCTGCGGATGGCATAGAGGTAGCCAACGACGACGTGTTAGTTGTTGATCTAGAGCTGGATCGCCCTTTGGAAAAAATAGAGATTGTAGAATTCGTTCGTACATGCTTGAAAGCTGTATATCCGCTTTGTTTGTACTGTAATCATGCACGCCGTATTGCCGTGAATGGGCAAAGTCTTGTGCTGCATATGCTTGCGCAGCATCGATTTAGTGCCACTGTAGATAGTATCACAGCAGAAGAATTAAAACCCGAAACGATCTGCGCTAAATTGAAGTCCTTTTTGCCAGTATTGGAAAATGTGTTCTTTAATTCAACGAGCTACTGCACAATCGGCGAAGGCGCATTTACTCATCATTTCAACGAACGAATTTTCGAATGTTTCCAGTGTCGCTTTGTCACTTCCACCCACAAAGAGCTTTATTTGCATAATAGAAAGATGCACTTAAAAACAGTTATACTCTGTTTTATGTGCCGTGCgaacttttttagttttagtgaaATTCTCTGTCATATTTGTCCAGGCGCAGCAAATAAAACGCCGGTATTCGATGTAAAGTTTCGCTGTTGCCTTTGTGACGTAGACAACATCCCTTCGCCATTTCGTTTGATGGTGCATTTGCGTAAACGGCACTTTGCTTGTGACGTTTGCTTGGAAGATTGTCGGGATCAAGGCCGGCTGTCATCGCATGTATGGAAACACAAATTACATCATCTGTGTTATCGCTGTGGCATTGCGTACCGCAATAAAATGGATATTACCAAACATCTATTTTGGAAGCACGGCACTGAAAGTATAATTTGTAAGCGATGCTTACAGAAACGCTGGCGCCATGTGTACCACTTTTGTGTACCCCCGAGTACATTCAATTGTGAACTATGCAATTTGTGTTTTTCGAAGGCTATGTATTTAAAAGTCCATAAACGTTTACACAGCGGAGATCTACGTTATCCTTGCATGGAGGAGAACTGCGATGAGAAGTTTATATCACGCAAGTTGCTACTAAAACACACCGCCACACATCTTCAACAGGAAAGCCTGGTAGCAGATTTGGAACAATTAGGAGATtccaacgaaaaaaataaatttgtagagGAAAATGGGGAACCTGAGGAGGAGGATTCTAAAAAAGAAAACGACCAAGACATGGAACTCAATAAAACAGGAGATTCTACTAAAATTAAAAGCGAATTTTCTGAGTCTGCAAACAATACAGAAGTTCCTGTTAAATGTGAAGAAAGTGAAAGTGGTTTTAAAGCAAATGCAGAATATAAAACGGACGCAATTCCAGATGTGAAAAATCTTGATTTTCCGAAGGGGGAAATAACAATCCCCGATGAAGAAAAGAGTGCAGAGACACctcgtaaaaagaaaaaaaagaataaacgtTCCAAAGAATCGCTGGAAGATTTAAATTTGATTGCGCCGAATCTATCAGAGACAGACAGCAGCGAAGAATCAGATGTAGACAGCAAGTCACGTGGTGATGAAAATTCTTTGGTTCCAAAAGTAATGCTCTCGCCACCTTCTGAAGCCGAAAATGATTTGGAAGAGGTGAAAAAAACTGAGGTGAGTGGACTGCTGGAAAGTGAGGATAAAGACTTAGGAGAAAACGTTGCTTCTAGTACGGGTAAAGTATTGgaaatttggaaaaactttCTGCAAGCTCAACAAGGTAGTGCAGACTCCGAAGTTGGAACAGAAACCGCACTAAAATCTGAAGCAGATTACGACGAAGATAATTATCCTAAACCGAGTTCGCTTCATGTTGTCTACTCGGACCACGACTATTGTAAAATGTTCCGCCCTCCTTCGCCGGTGCAACCCGTCGTAAAAGCAGTTTCACCCTTGGCATCATTATCACCTACAAAACGTAATAAAGCAACAAAATCTCCAAGGCGAGCGTCAGCTCGTCATTCTGCATCGAGTTCTTCCAGTGATTCAAGTTCTGGCTCAGATTCTAGCTGTTCATGCGGTTCAAATTGTTCATGCAGTTCGAGTGGGAGCGACAGCAGTTCAACTAGCTCCAGCTCCGATGATAGTGATTCATCTGTTGGCTCGAACGCTTCTCGTAAACGACATCGCAAAAAATCGGAACGTGAACGTTTAAGGAAAAAGAGCGAAAGTGTTTCTCCATTTAAGAAACACACAAATTCTGAGACTGTAAACGTCGTCGACGATGATTTAGCCAACGAAATCGTTGCCAATCCAGGAACTGAACGTCCGCCATCCCCACCAAAGGAACCCCAAATCTATGAATCGGATTTGGAAACTGCTGAATCAGAAACTGATGAGGAGTTTTATGATAAGCATCCGCAGAAGCTGGCCAGCGAATTATTAGCACAAAAACGTGCTCAATTGATGGCACAAACCCGTTTGTCGCCTTCACACAATTTCGATATTGTGGAAAATAGTCGCCCGTCCACCCCTTCGCTTCCTGAAGATGTTGTTTGTGAAACGACGAGggtcaaattaaagaaaaagaaacgcGATCGCAAATCTACCTGCAAATCGAATTTCCCCTCAAACGCTACGTCAATAGTGAAggcgaaaagtgaaaaaaataaatcgctcATTGATGTTGTGCCCTCAGTTCCTTTGAGTGGAATGGATCGTTTACCTCTTTACGAATTAGCTCAGTCATCGCCCTCTGTTGCAGAACCACCCATGGCTCAACAGCCCAATATAACTACACCATATTCTTCCTTAACACTGCCTACCGTCGAACAGTTGACACCGCGTCCCATTGCACCGCACATGCCTGGTAGAATGAGTGAGGGAAGTAGCTGTTCCGATGCAGACGGCTCCTTGAAGCGTTCCAAGCGTGCTCGGCGTCCTAACAAGTTTTACGGCTATACCAGTGACGATGAGAACACAGGTATTAACCTTGGGCAACCATTAATGATGGGAATGCGAGCTATTAAACCGCAGCCACCACCACAACTAACTTGGCGTAAAGAAGATTTACCAACGCCATCGAAAAGCATCAAGAATCAAAAGAACCGAACTGTACGTACACCAAAAACTCCCGGTACACTAGTAAATGCTCTTGCCAGTGGTGCTCTAAGCACATCTGCTCCTGCGTCTTCAAAGAAAAAACGAACTACCGAAGGTGATGGAAAATCAACGACTTCTAAGCGCTCCTCAAAAAAAGCGACTTCATCTGAAAAGCTCCCGCCTATACCTACTCTTAAAATACGTTCTTCTCAGTTGGGGATTAACAATGATGGTTCTGGCTCTGGTACTGGAACCGAACTCTTTCCAACACCTCAAATATATTCTTCCAGTAAAGATACCGATGACGAAGATGATGATAACAATAGTAGTGAAGCTTCTTCCGATGGAGAGACTAGTGCGCGTTTAGTACAAACAGATGTCAGTCAAACGACCTCGACTTCAAACCTATGGAATAACAATTTGAATCCGACAACTGGTTCCCCCGCTGTACATACACAGATGCAACAGCCTTCAGCACTCCAACCTGTTTTACCAACGCCACAGGCAACGGTGTTCAACCACAAGATACCACCAGCTCTGTTACCTAATCCAAACTTTGAAACACTACAGTACTTTAAGGCCAACAACATTCGCTATCCGATACGACCACCAGCTGGAGCGCGACAAGCGCGTGAAGGAGAATCAGTTTACTGCTATTGCCGGTGTCCCTACGATGAAGTATCAGAAATGATTGCTTGCGATGGCGAGAATTGTCTCATTGAGTGGTTCCACTTTGAGTGTGTGGGTATTATGGTGGCCCCGCAGGGTAAGTGGTTCTGTGCTGAATGTCGACCCAAATACTCCGAAGAGTTGTATCCAACCACTGGCAGTGTATAA